In Calothrix sp. PCC 7507, one DNA window encodes the following:
- a CDS encoding arylsulfatase, whose translation MSLREYKPGNTFPGVIGRTVDKSSPAWPEPLRAKEGTPNVLFIVFDDTGFGQFGCYGSPIKTPNLDALAANGLRYNNLHTTALCSPTRSCLLTGRNHHSNAMSCITEGSTGYPGGNGNIPFENGFLSEILLQKGYNTYAIGKWHLTPADQISAAGPYDRWPLGRGFERFYGFLGGETHQYYPDLVYDNHTVKPEKTPAEGYHLTADLADKAISFIADAKQVAPNKPFFMYFCPGAMHAPHHVPKEWADAYAGQFHDGWEAYREKVFAHQQEMGIVPTDAELSRHDPDVPHWDSLSAAEKRLYARMMEVYAGFLTHTDHHIGRLLDFLKAIGEFENTVIIVISDNGASSEGGPTGSVNENLFFNNVPESLEENLKALDKLGSPETFNHYAWGWTWAGNTPFRRWKRETYRGGISDPLIVHWNQGIEAKGEIRTQYAHAIDLVPTVLELLEIEPPTTIKGVTQSPIEGVSFAHTFNHSTVPTKHLTQYFEMMGHRSLYYDGWRAVCPWPGPSFAEAGQFFGAAISAQTLTDLDTHHWELYHVASDFAENHNIAADNRPKLIEMIATWYVEAGKYNVLPVDGRGVQRFAEERPQIAVNRSRYTYYPDTQAIPANSAVKLLNRSHSITADVEIPTGGAEGVLLAHGGNDSGYSFYVKDGKLHWVHNYVARSLYHVESGSSVPEGRHQLRFEFKVTGQPDLAKGKGTPGRAELYIDGKLVGQADVPVTTPLALGLTSGVTCGIAPGAPVTPDYEPPFKFTGKIYSVIVDVSGDLIQDKEAEMRTILARQ comes from the coding sequence ATGTCTCTGCGTGAATACAAACCCGGAAATACTTTCCCCGGTGTCATCGGTCGGACAGTTGATAAATCCAGTCCAGCTTGGCCAGAACCGTTGCGAGCCAAAGAAGGTACACCAAACGTCCTATTTATCGTTTTCGATGATACAGGTTTTGGACAATTTGGATGTTACGGAAGTCCCATCAAAACACCCAACCTAGACGCACTAGCTGCCAATGGCTTGCGCTACAACAATCTACATACGACGGCGTTGTGTTCACCCACCCGTTCTTGCCTTCTAACTGGGCGCAATCACCATTCCAACGCCATGTCCTGCATTACAGAAGGTTCTACGGGTTATCCGGGTGGTAATGGGAATATTCCTTTTGAGAATGGGTTTCTCTCGGAGATATTATTACAGAAGGGTTATAACACTTATGCGATCGGCAAATGGCATTTAACCCCCGCAGACCAAATATCTGCGGCCGGTCCCTATGATCGCTGGCCTCTTGGTCGCGGTTTTGAACGTTTTTATGGTTTTCTAGGCGGAGAAACCCACCAGTATTATCCAGATTTGGTTTATGACAACCACACCGTTAAGCCAGAAAAGACCCCCGCAGAAGGCTACCATTTGACCGCAGACTTGGCAGACAAGGCAATTAGCTTTATTGCTGATGCCAAGCAGGTTGCCCCCAATAAACCCTTTTTCATGTATTTCTGTCCTGGTGCGATGCACGCCCCCCATCATGTGCCGAAAGAATGGGCTGATGCCTACGCCGGACAGTTTCATGATGGCTGGGAAGCTTACAGGGAAAAGGTTTTTGCCCATCAGCAGGAAATGGGAATTGTCCCCACCGATGCCGAACTCTCCCGCCATGATCCCGATGTCCCGCACTGGGATTCCCTCTCAGCCGCAGAAAAACGGCTTTATGCCCGGATGATGGAAGTATATGCTGGCTTTTTAACCCACACTGACCACCATATCGGTCGCTTGCTCGACTTCCTCAAAGCGATCGGCGAGTTCGAGAATACTGTAATTATAGTCATCTCGGACAATGGGGCAAGTTCTGAAGGGGGACCAACTGGTTCAGTTAATGAGAACCTCTTTTTTAACAATGTGCCAGAATCCCTAGAGGAAAATCTCAAGGCACTAGATAAGCTAGGCAGTCCAGAAACTTTCAACCATTATGCTTGGGGTTGGACTTGGGCAGGTAATACGCCTTTCCGTCGTTGGAAACGGGAAACTTATCGGGGTGGAATCAGCGATCCCTTGATAGTCCATTGGAATCAAGGCATTGAGGCAAAAGGTGAAATCCGTACTCAGTACGCTCATGCTATTGACCTAGTACCGACTGTGCTGGAATTACTGGAAATTGAACCACCAACAACGATTAAGGGTGTTACTCAATCTCCCATTGAAGGTGTCAGTTTTGCCCATACTTTTAATCATAGTACCGTACCTACTAAGCACCTGACCCAATATTTCGAGATGATGGGACATCGTTCTCTTTACTATGATGGTTGGCGGGCGGTTTGTCCTTGGCCTGGCCCCTCATTTGCAGAAGCAGGTCAGTTTTTTGGTGCGGCCATTTCGGCCCAAACTCTGACGGATTTGGATACCCATCATTGGGAGCTGTATCACGTCGCCTCAGATTTTGCGGAAAATCATAATATTGCGGCTGATAATCGCCCTAAATTAATTGAAATGATTGCCACTTGGTACGTAGAGGCGGGTAAATACAATGTGTTGCCTGTGGATGGCAGAGGCGTACAACGATTTGCAGAAGAACGTCCTCAGATTGCCGTCAATCGTAGCCGCTATACTTACTATCCTGATACTCAAGCAATCCCAGCCAATAGTGCCGTCAAGTTGCTTAATCGTTCTCACAGTATTACGGCTGATGTGGAAATTCCCACAGGTGGCGCAGAAGGAGTATTACTGGCTCATGGAGGTAATGATAGTGGCTACTCCTTCTATGTCAAAGATGGCAAACTGCACTGGGTTCATAATTATGTAGCGCGATCGCTGTATCATGTCGAGTCTGGGTCATCTGTGCCGGAAGGTCGTCACCAGTTGCGCTTTGAGTTTAAAGTCACGGGTCAACCAGATTTAGCCAAGGGGAAAGGAACACCAGGTCGCGCCGAACTTTATATCGATGGGAAATTAGTTGGGCAAGCTGATGTTCCTGTAACTACTCCCTTAGCACTAGGTCTGACCAGTGGTGTGACTTGTGGAATTGCCCCTGGTGCGCCTGTAACACCCGATTATGAACCGCCCTTCAAGTTTACGGGCAAGATTTATAGTGTGATAGTGGATGTTAGTGGAGATTTGATTCAAGATAAGGAAGCTGAAATGCGTACCATTCTGGCACGACAGTAG
- a CDS encoding YidH family protein: MSQLPINSEIPEKLSTNDLAADRTELAKYRSRAAADRTLMAWIRTCLSLIGFGFGIPTIVSAIENTRLSHHLNPVRFSVIVGLSFIGTGMLAMVLGLREHHRLLKQIQNNRYTYETSHSAEIIGVALLIIGLVSFIGVLIRAMNL; this comes from the coding sequence ATGAGTCAGCTACCCATAAACTCAGAAATACCTGAAAAGTTATCTACCAATGACTTAGCAGCAGATCGGACAGAACTAGCTAAATACCGCAGTCGGGCAGCAGCAGACCGCACATTAATGGCGTGGATACGCACCTGTCTTTCGTTGATTGGTTTTGGTTTTGGTATTCCCACCATTGTGAGTGCGATTGAAAATACTCGTCTTAGTCATCATCTTAACCCAGTCAGATTTTCGGTGATTGTGGGGTTGTCTTTCATTGGTACAGGAATGTTGGCAATGGTTTTAGGGTTGAGAGAACACCATCGGTTACTTAAACAAATCCAAAATAATCGCTATACCTACGAAACCTCTCACAGTGCGGAAATTATCGGAGTGGCTTTACTCATAATTGGCTTAGTTAGTTTTATTGGTGTGCTAATTAGGGCAATGAATTTATAA
- a CDS encoding cytochrome P450 — MHTPITPLIPPEHLGLNGEDNQSGLAKRHQSLTYDLFAPEVIANPYPLYKRIREEDPVHYEASLGYWILTRYQDVEAALRDERLSANRRTLFIQQLGNLDVSLIQNFLQLTGNSMIEKDPPDHSRMRKLANQGFTTRALESWRSIIQKTTDTLLDQVQHQGYMDIVSDLSVPLPSLIIAKIFGVPESDRANLIQWATDTSSFWGAPSGKNIEELAQKADTSAAQFTAFINQLVAERRQNPGTDMISLLTMAYTEQNLDFAELPSLCILILNAGRSTTTDLIPNGVSALLNHPQQLQKLKDNPALISSAIEEIIRYDSSVSFVFRIAKEDIEIGGQKIPAGSVIALGLAAANHDPAKFPLPDNFDIERSPNEHLGFGPGIHFCLGAVLARMELNICFSTLLKRFPNLQFDSTRPPLPRRSTLVFKGFDALPVRF, encoded by the coding sequence ATGCATACACCTATTACCCCATTAATTCCCCCAGAGCATTTAGGATTGAATGGAGAAGATAACCAAAGTGGTTTAGCAAAACGCCATCAGTCCCTAACTTATGACTTATTTGCACCAGAAGTAATTGCTAATCCCTATCCACTGTACAAACGTATCCGCGAAGAAGATCCAGTTCACTATGAAGCATCCTTGGGCTACTGGATTTTAACTCGATATCAAGATGTAGAAGCTGCCTTGCGAGATGAACGGCTTAGTGCTAACCGACGGACTTTGTTTATTCAGCAATTGGGCAATCTAGATGTCAGTTTGATTCAAAACTTTTTGCAACTGACGGGTAACTCGATGATTGAAAAAGATCCACCTGATCACTCGCGGATGAGAAAACTAGCGAATCAAGGCTTTACAACCCGTGCTTTAGAAAGCTGGCGGAGCATTATTCAAAAAACGACTGATACCTTATTAGATCAAGTGCAACATCAGGGTTATATGGATATTGTCTCTGACCTATCTGTACCCTTACCTAGCTTAATTATCGCCAAGATTTTTGGTGTACCAGAAAGCGATCGCGCTAACCTAATTCAGTGGGCAACGGATACCAGTTCTTTCTGGGGCGCTCCATCTGGTAAGAATATAGAAGAATTGGCGCAAAAAGCTGATACTAGTGCTGCTCAATTCACGGCTTTCATTAACCAGCTCGTAGCTGAACGCCGTCAAAATCCAGGAACAGATATGATTAGCTTGCTGACAATGGCTTACACAGAGCAAAACCTGGATTTTGCAGAATTACCTTCCCTGTGCATTCTCATTCTCAATGCTGGCCGTTCAACTACTACTGATTTAATCCCCAATGGGGTATCAGCTTTGCTTAATCATCCCCAACAGCTACAGAAACTCAAGGATAATCCCGCCCTTATCTCATCAGCGATTGAAGAAATCATCCGCTATGACAGTTCGGTGTCCTTTGTGTTTCGCATTGCCAAAGAAGATATAGAAATTGGTGGTCAAAAAATTCCCGCAGGTAGTGTGATTGCTTTGGGATTAGCAGCAGCTAATCACGACCCAGCAAAATTTCCTCTACCAGACAATTTTGACATTGAGCGATCGCCTAATGAACATTTAGGGTTTGGCCCTGGTATCCATTTCTGTCTAGGTGCAGTTTTGGCTCGGATGGAATTAAATATTTGCTTCTCTACTTTGCTGAAGCGGTTCCCAAATCTTCAGTTTGATTCGACAAGACCCCCCCTTCCCCGTCGTAGTACCTTAGTTTTTAAGGGATTTGATGCTTTACCTGTGCGGTTCTAA
- a CDS encoding bile acid:sodium symporter family protein → MHHPLLLILVKVTIFSLMLAIGCNLSFKKMLSFWRKPALVFRALLAVVVLVPLVVILLLKLLNLPPEVMIGLALLAASPGAPLTTKRSQQAGGSFHYSASLQLTLAIFAVFVTPITLAIFATLFESISQKVAIVDVARQVIMVQLLPVSLGILMQKFAPTFTQQIAKPLTFIANSLFLVMVVLVCILGLPLFSRVGQLPLVAIAIMVIASLGIGHTLGRLDDDMRATLAIFCIARNFGLALFIAILNHVQQMVIPTLVAYVILGAFIGVPYSIWNKHRLAGLTQEN, encoded by the coding sequence ATGCACCATCCCTTACTACTGATACTCGTTAAAGTCACTATTTTTTCTCTAATGTTAGCCATAGGGTGCAACCTCTCTTTTAAAAAGATGCTCTCCTTCTGGCGAAAACCTGCCTTAGTATTCCGTGCGCTTTTAGCGGTTGTTGTGCTAGTGCCGCTGGTGGTTATTCTACTGCTGAAACTGTTGAACTTACCACCGGAAGTAATGATAGGATTGGCCTTGTTGGCAGCTTCTCCAGGTGCGCCTCTGACCACAAAGCGATCGCAACAGGCTGGAGGCAGCTTCCACTACTCAGCGAGTCTTCAGCTAACTCTGGCAATATTTGCGGTTTTTGTTACTCCCATCACTTTGGCGATTTTTGCCACCTTATTTGAGAGTATTTCCCAAAAAGTAGCAATTGTGGACGTTGCCCGACAAGTGATTATGGTGCAGTTATTACCTGTCAGTCTCGGTATTTTGATGCAAAAGTTCGCGCCTACATTTACCCAACAGATTGCTAAACCCTTGACTTTTATTGCTAACAGTCTCTTTTTAGTAATGGTTGTTTTAGTGTGCATCTTAGGGCTGCCACTGTTTTCCAGAGTTGGGCAATTACCACTCGTAGCGATCGCAATTATGGTGATTGCCTCTCTAGGAATTGGACACACCTTAGGCAGACTCGATGATGATATGCGAGCTACCTTGGCGATTTTCTGTATTGCTCGTAATTTTGGTTTAGCTTTGTTTATCGCTATTTTGAATCATGTACAGCAGATGGTGATTCCGACACTGGTGGCTTATGTAATTTTGGGAGCTTTTATAGGTGTTCCCTACTCAATCTGGAATAAACATAGATTAGCCGGATTAACCCAGGAAAACTAA
- a CDS encoding transposase, which translates to MTVLLPDLEGIEESELDEVWSYVGAIDRLTGKVLAYAFGQCVRRSISKAKKLIRAIWC; encoded by the coding sequence ATGACCGTCCTGCTTCCTGATCTGGAAGGGATTGAAGAGTCCGAACTAGATGAAGTGTGGAGTTACGTAGGTGCTATCGATCGCCTGACAGGCAAAGTTTTAGCTTACGCATTTGGACAGTGTGTAAGACGAAGTATTTCTAAAGCTAAAAAATTGATTAGAGCCATTTGGTGTTAA
- a CDS encoding IS1 family transposase produces MGRRKTQRIAHKHLNLRTRLKRLARKTICFSKTEEMHDLVIGFFINRYEFGLNV; encoded by the coding sequence ATTGGCAGGAGAAAGACTCAAAGAATTGCACATAAACATCTAAATTTAAGAACTCGGCTGAAGCGACTAGCTAGAAAAACAATTTGCTTTTCTAAGACTGAGGAAATGCATGACTTGGTTATTGGGTTCTTTATCAATCGCTACGAGTTTGGCTTAAACGTCTAA
- a CDS encoding dyp-type peroxidase yields the protein MLEFDDIQHILLTRVPALTGRYEFLSFRNPAGGRAWLAAILEKVQSSAEVRASVEQDNRWVSVAFTWNGLRALGVDEASLATFPEEFKQGMVARAEILGDIGANHPDNWVGGVASPDLHAIVILFARDNAERDRCKAEHQRLVEQCEGVQVISALDLEATPPFNYAHDHFGYRDRLSQPVIEGSGEEPTPGSGAPLKAGEFILGYPDEYGPPANLPQPEILSRNGSYMAYRRLQEHIIEFRDFLRQHGQTPEEQELVAAKLMGRWRSGAPLVLSPDKDDPALAVDMQRNNDFNYATMDPHGYAVPLGSHIRRLNPRDTGANMNRRRMIRRGATYGPPLPEDAPEDGIERGIAAFVICASLIRQFEFAQNVWVNDKNFHELGNERDPIIGTQDGTLDFKIPKRPIRKTITGIPAFTTVRGGAYFFLPGLKALRYLALLSSGR from the coding sequence ATGCTTGAGTTTGACGACATTCAGCACATTCTGTTGACTCGTGTGCCTGCGCTCACCGGACGGTATGAATTTCTATCGTTCCGGAACCCTGCTGGTGGACGAGCATGGCTGGCTGCCATTCTTGAAAAGGTACAGTCGTCTGCGGAGGTTCGTGCTTCGGTCGAACAGGACAACCGATGGGTGAGCGTGGCCTTCACCTGGAACGGCCTGCGGGCGCTGGGTGTGGATGAGGCATCGCTGGCTACGTTTCCTGAGGAGTTCAAGCAGGGTATGGTGGCCCGCGCGGAGATCCTCGGCGACATCGGCGCGAATCATCCTGACAATTGGGTGGGAGGTGTGGCTAGTCCGGATCTCCATGCAATTGTGATTCTCTTTGCTCGCGATAACGCAGAGCGCGATCGCTGCAAGGCGGAGCACCAGCGACTTGTCGAGCAGTGCGAGGGCGTGCAAGTGATCTCGGCATTGGATCTGGAGGCAACCCCGCCTTTCAACTATGCACACGACCACTTCGGCTACCGCGATCGCCTCTCGCAGCCAGTCATCGAAGGATCGGGCGAAGAGCCGACGCCTGGTTCCGGTGCGCCGCTGAAGGCGGGCGAGTTCATCCTGGGTTACCCAGACGAATATGGTCCCCCTGCCAATCTACCGCAACCTGAGATCCTCTCCCGGAACGGTAGCTACATGGCCTATCGACGCCTACAGGAGCATATCATCGAGTTTCGTGACTTCCTGCGCCAGCACGGTCAGACGCCGGAAGAGCAGGAACTTGTGGCGGCGAAATTGATGGGTCGTTGGCGCAGCGGCGCACCGCTGGTGCTGTCACCAGACAAGGACGATCCAGCACTCGCCGTGGATATGCAGCGCAACAACGACTTTAACTATGCAACTATGGACCCGCATGGCTATGCCGTACCCCTCGGCTCCCATATCCGTCGCCTGAATCCTCGTGATACAGGGGCGAACATGAACCGGCGGCGGATGATCCGTCGTGGGGCGACCTACGGGCCACCACTCCCGGAAGATGCGCCGGAAGATGGGATAGAGCGTGGCATTGCTGCCTTCGTGATCTGCGCGAGCCTGATTCGTCAGTTCGAGTTCGCGCAGAACGTGTGGGTGAATGACAAGAACTTCCACGAACTCGGCAACGAGCGCGATCCGATTATCGGCACGCAGGACGGCACCCTTGACTTCAAGATCCCGAAGCGGCCAATCCGGAAAACCATCACGGGCATTCCGGCGTTCACCACGGTTCGGGGCGGGGCTTACTTCTTTCTACCTGGACTGAAGGCGCTTCGGTACCTGGCGTTACTGAGCAGTGGCAGGTAA
- a CDS encoding rhodanese-related sulfurtransferase — protein MKLKNLQIVVAFYKFVSLPDFAQIQDPLLAYCQEQGVKGTILLAKEGINGAIAGSHQAVESVLNFLRADPRLTDLEHKESPADTPPFERMKVRLKSEIVTLGLPEVDPNEQVGTYVNPQEWNDLISDPEVTVIDTRNDYEVNIGSFPRAQNPQTNTFREFPDYVRHNLDPTKHKKVAMFCTGGIRCEKASAFMLAQGFAEVYHLKGGILKYLEEVPAAESLWEGECFVFDERVAVRQGLEAGSCERCLSCGRPISGEDKVSPQYEEGISCAYCFDSLTEEKRLRQQEKWRQLQLKGQ, from the coding sequence ATGAAGCTAAAAAATCTCCAAATTGTTGTAGCATTCTATAAATTTGTCAGTCTGCCAGATTTTGCTCAGATACAAGACCCCTTGCTGGCTTATTGTCAAGAGCAAGGCGTTAAGGGGACAATTCTCTTAGCAAAAGAAGGTATTAATGGTGCGATCGCCGGCTCACATCAAGCAGTTGAATCAGTACTCAATTTTCTCCGTGCCGATCCTCGTCTCACAGACCTAGAACACAAAGAATCTCCTGCTGACACCCCCCCGTTTGAGCGGATGAAGGTACGATTAAAGTCAGAAATTGTCACTTTGGGCTTACCTGAAGTTGACCCCAATGAGCAAGTTGGCACTTATGTCAATCCCCAGGAATGGAATGACCTGATTTCTGACCCAGAAGTGACTGTGATTGACACCCGCAACGATTATGAGGTGAATATTGGTAGTTTTCCCAGGGCACAAAATCCTCAAACGAACACATTCCGAGAATTTCCAGATTATGTTCGTCACAACCTCGACCCCACCAAACATAAAAAGGTGGCAATGTTTTGTACTGGTGGTATTCGCTGTGAAAAAGCTTCAGCCTTTATGCTTGCTCAGGGCTTTGCAGAAGTCTATCACCTCAAAGGCGGCATTCTCAAATATTTAGAAGAAGTTCCAGCAGCAGAAAGTTTATGGGAAGGAGAATGTTTTGTCTTTGATGAACGAGTCGCTGTTCGTCAAGGCTTAGAAGCAGGAAGTTGTGAACGATGTCTCAGTTGTGGACGACCAATTTCTGGAGAGGATAAAGTATCTCCCCAGTATGAGGAAGGCATTTCCTGTGCCTACTGTTTTGATAGCCTGACTGAAGAAAAAAGATTGCGTCAACAAGAAAAATGGCGACAGTTGCAATTAAAGGGTCAATAG
- a CDS encoding DUF938 domain-containing protein → MNTPEDARKYAPATQRNCQPILEVLLKVLPESGTILEIASGTGEHAVFFAPRLSPRKWLPSDPNPQLRASIATWAEHFPSENLYPPIELDASSPTWSVEAAPFANDLKRSPITAIANINMIHIAPWSACLGLMAGAGRILPSGGILYLYGPFKQGGENTAPSNAAFDESLIAQNPEWGVRHLEEVVAVANAQHLSWKQTYQMPANNLSVIFERDAKLE, encoded by the coding sequence ATGAACACACCAGAAGATGCACGAAAATACGCACCTGCAACACAACGTAATTGTCAACCTATTCTAGAAGTGCTTCTAAAAGTCCTGCCTGAGAGTGGGACTATTTTGGAGATAGCAAGTGGGACTGGCGAACATGCAGTATTTTTTGCTCCACGCCTCAGCCCTCGTAAATGGTTGCCTTCTGATCCCAATCCCCAATTAAGAGCCAGCATTGCCACATGGGCGGAACATTTTCCTAGCGAGAATCTTTATCCACCAATAGAACTTGATGCAAGTTCGCCAACTTGGTCAGTAGAAGCGGCTCCCTTTGCTAATGACTTGAAGCGATCACCAATTACTGCGATCGCAAACATTAATATGATTCACATTGCGCCTTGGTCTGCCTGTTTGGGATTAATGGCGGGTGCGGGAAGAATTCTACCATCAGGTGGCATCCTTTATTTATATGGCCCATTTAAACAAGGTGGAGAAAATACAGCACCAAGTAATGCAGCTTTTGACGAGTCTTTAATCGCCCAAAATCCAGAGTGGGGTGTGCGTCATTTAGAAGAAGTTGTTGCAGTTGCTAACGCCCAACACCTAAGCTGGAAACAGACTTACCAAATGCCAGCGAATAATCTTTCAGTCATATTTGAGCGTGATGCCAAGCTAGAATAA
- a CDS encoding DapH/DapD/GlmU-related protein, with product MKIAIASTTHQTNSLALQRARELIITNIFGGIPRPLGTLLRRLTYRWILARMGEALYVQEGVEILGGYAIEIGNDVKILRDVRLTFNWPKSRLRLGSNICIERGVDINASGENCSIEIGDESFLGPYVCIAGAGNVKIGRRCLIASQTGIYANNHREYGMSYEGITIEDNCWLGTGVKVLDGVTIGKSSVIGAGAVVTKDIPPNSVAVGVPAKVIRTTTGVTH from the coding sequence ATGAAAATAGCAATAGCGTCTACAACTCATCAAACAAATTCTTTGGCTTTACAACGTGCTAGAGAACTCATAATCACCAATATATTTGGTGGTATACCCCGTCCATTAGGTACTTTATTGCGAAGATTGACATATAGATGGATTTTGGCTCGTATGGGCGAAGCACTATATGTTCAAGAAGGAGTAGAAATCCTGGGCGGTTATGCTATAGAAATCGGCAATGATGTCAAAATTCTTCGAGATGTGCGATTGACTTTTAATTGGCCAAAAAGTCGGCTGCGTTTGGGAAGTAATATTTGTATCGAGCGGGGTGTTGACATTAACGCATCTGGTGAGAACTGCTCAATCGAAATTGGAGATGAGTCTTTTTTGGGTCCCTATGTTTGTATTGCAGGTGCTGGTAATGTCAAAATTGGTCGTCGTTGCTTAATTGCTTCTCAGACAGGTATTTATGCGAATAATCACAGAGAGTATGGAATGAGTTATGAAGGAATTACTATTGAAGACAATTGTTGGCTAGGGACAGGAGTTAAGGTTTTAGACGGAGTTACCATTGGTAAATCTAGTGTTATTGGGGCTGGTGCAGTTGTGACAAAAGATATTCCTCCTAACTCTGTAGCGGTAGGTGTACCAGCCAAAGTCATTAGAACCACTACGGGAGTTACTCACTAG
- a CDS encoding DapH/DapD/GlmU-related protein encodes MLKKILGAKVINMLCRNIFTQLGSTVYIKNAVGFVHDTYVEIWNASYICYGLNIQGRGYENNHIYLQNGVVIERNVSMSLLDNTCIEIGQDTFIGSGVCFSGPGNISIGKRCLISAQSGIYANNYNFIDMIKFMRERGINCQGIIIEDDCCLGYGVKVLDGVTIGRNSIISAGVIVTQNIPPFSRVTADKGLLLRL; translated from the coding sequence ATGCTAAAAAAGATTTTAGGGGCAAAAGTAATAAACATGCTATGTCGTAATATTTTTACCCAGTTAGGTAGCACAGTTTATATTAAAAATGCCGTTGGATTTGTTCATGATACTTATGTTGAAATTTGGAATGCTTCGTACATTTGTTACGGTTTAAATATACAGGGGAGAGGGTATGAAAACAATCATATCTATTTACAGAATGGAGTTGTTATCGAGCGTAATGTTAGCATGAGTTTACTAGACAATACTTGTATTGAAATTGGTCAAGATACTTTTATTGGATCTGGCGTTTGTTTTTCTGGTCCTGGAAATATCAGCATTGGCAAACGTTGTTTAATTTCAGCCCAGTCAGGGATATATGCCAACAATTATAACTTTATAGATATGATAAAGTTCATGCGAGAACGAGGTATTAATTGTCAGGGAATTATCATTGAGGATGACTGTTGTTTAGGGTATGGAGTGAAAGTATTAGATGGTGTTACTATCGGTAGAAACAGCATTATTAGTGCTGGAGTTATTGTAACTCAGAATATCCCTCCTTTCTCTAGAGTAACTGCAGATAAAGGTTTACTTCTCAGGCTTTAG
- a CDS encoding DapH/DapD/GlmU-related protein — MNNWKYFSKIKRFQQLLLTTFLGDVPTIFGGVKLRSLLYRTIFAQIGSSVYIQDGVEFISTDSIEIGNGVYIFKGVRIDGKGHENNRINLENGVVIERNVVIGALNNTCIDIDQDTFIGPSVCIAGPGDIKIGKHCLIAAHTGIYANNHNFADPKELIKDQGITRKGIVIEDDCWLGHGVKVLDGVTIGRGSVIGAGAVVTKDISPFSVAVGIPARVIKNRDGKELIQLKSTEIC; from the coding sequence ATGAATAACTGGAAATATTTTTCAAAAATTAAGCGGTTTCAACAACTTTTGTTGACTACATTTTTGGGTGATGTTCCAACAATTTTTGGGGGCGTAAAGTTACGTAGTTTACTATATCGGACTATTTTTGCCCAGATAGGTAGCTCAGTTTATATTCAAGATGGCGTTGAGTTTATTAGTACTGATTCTATTGAAATTGGGAATGGGGTTTATATTTTCAAAGGTGTTCGTATCGATGGAAAAGGACACGAAAACAATAGAATCAATCTAGAAAATGGAGTTGTCATTGAGCGTAACGTTGTGATAGGGGCACTAAACAACACTTGTATCGATATCGATCAAGATACTTTTATTGGACCTAGCGTTTGTATTGCTGGCCCTGGAGATATCAAAATTGGCAAACACTGTTTAATTGCTGCTCACACTGGAATATACGCCAATAATCATAACTTTGCAGATCCGAAGGAGCTAATTAAAGACCAAGGTATTACTCGTAAGGGGATCGTAATTGAAGATGACTGTTGGCTAGGACATGGGGTGAAAGTATTAGATGGTGTAACCATTGGTAGAGGTAGTGTGATTGGTGCTGGGGCTGTTGTGACTAAAGACATTTCTCCATTTTCGGTAGCTGTGGGTATCCCTGCACGAGTAATTAAAAACCGTGATGGCAAGGAACTTATTCAGCTTAAATCTACAGAAATATGCTAA